In Candidatus Edwardsbacteria bacterium, the following proteins share a genomic window:
- a CDS encoding polysaccharide biosynthesis protein, with product MRFIEKKRLWMLLADVLLLNLSLWLAFSLRFDWTIPQYYRAEYFRIALFITTLRVLLLFFSGIYRGVWRYIGVNDLVNIFKAVTLGTLLIAVSSFLVRRVYFARVVMGLEWLDGYPLSVMVAEWLGDIIMIGGLRLGLRLFNQYQSDVHSRNVERKRILIVGAGDAGEMVIRQMMAHPEYGYQPVGFIDDDPKKKGREIHRIPILGGRADIDRLAEENKVQEIIIAIPSATGSVVREVVEQCHSARLKFKIVPGIKEIIEGGVSINQIRDIELEDLLRRPPVNIALDEIAGYLKNKTIMVTGAGGSIGSELCRQIVSFNPGSLLLLGKGENSLYEITTELSRSHPGQKTETLICDVADVKRADHIFAKYKPQVVFHAAAHKHVPMMEHNPGEAVKNNIFGTKAVAEAAMKYKAERFVLISTDKAVNPTSVMGATKRISEKIIMRLVGQDKTKFMAVRFGNVLGSRGSVVPLFKKQIAAGGPVTVTHPDMERYFMTIPEAVQLVIQAGAMGQGGEVFVLDMGKPVKIVDLARDMIKLSGFEPDTDIKIEFSGLRPGEKLFEELLTAEEGINATKHAQIFRVKGKHARLKELPGILPGLQKAAISGEHDKVVKSIRKVIPTFRDAENAG from the coding sequence ATGAGATTTATAGAAAAAAAACGTTTGTGGATGCTGTTGGCGGATGTCCTGCTGCTGAATCTGTCGTTGTGGCTGGCTTTCAGCCTCAGGTTCGACTGGACCATCCCCCAGTATTACCGGGCCGAGTATTTCCGGATAGCTCTGTTCATCACCACCTTAAGGGTTTTGCTGCTGTTCTTCTCTGGGATTTACCGGGGGGTCTGGAGATATATCGGGGTCAATGATCTGGTCAATATTTTCAAAGCGGTCACTCTGGGCACTTTGCTTATAGCCGTTTCTTCCTTTTTGGTGCGCCGGGTATATTTCGCCCGGGTGGTGATGGGCCTGGAATGGCTGGACGGATATCCCCTGAGCGTGATGGTGGCAGAATGGCTGGGTGATATCATCATGATCGGAGGGCTCCGCCTGGGATTGAGGCTGTTCAACCAATATCAATCGGATGTTCATTCAAGAAACGTAGAGCGCAAAAGAATTCTGATAGTCGGCGCCGGCGATGCCGGGGAGATGGTGATCCGCCAGATGATGGCCCATCCGGAATACGGCTATCAACCGGTAGGTTTCATCGATGATGACCCCAAGAAAAAGGGCCGGGAGATCCATCGGATTCCCATCCTGGGTGGGCGGGCGGATATCGACCGCCTGGCGGAGGAAAATAAGGTCCAGGAGATAATAATCGCCATTCCTTCGGCGACGGGCTCGGTGGTCAGGGAAGTGGTCGAGCAGTGCCATTCGGCCAGACTGAAGTTTAAGATCGTCCCGGGGATAAAGGAGATAATCGAAGGTGGGGTCAGCATCAACCAGATCAGGGATATCGAGCTGGAGGATCTGTTGCGGCGGCCGCCGGTAAACATCGCCCTTGACGAGATAGCCGGGTATCTGAAAAATAAAACCATTATGGTCACCGGGGCCGGGGGCTCGATCGGTTCGGAGCTCTGCCGCCAGATCGTTTCTTTCAATCCCGGGTCGCTGCTCCTGCTGGGCAAGGGAGAGAACAGCCTTTATGAGATCACCACCGAACTTTCCCGCAGCCATCCGGGACAAAAAACAGAGACCCTGATCTGTGATGTGGCTGACGTCAAAAGGGCGGATCATATATTCGCCAAATATAAACCCCAGGTGGTTTTTCACGCCGCGGCGCATAAACATGTCCCCATGATGGAACATAACCCCGGCGAGGCGGTCAAGAACAATATCTTCGGCACCAAGGCGGTAGCCGAGGCGGCGATGAAATATAAAGCCGAAAGATTCGTCCTGATCTCCACCGACAAGGCGGTCAATCCCACCAGCGTGATGGGGGCCACCAAGCGTATCTCGGAAAAAATTATAATGAGGCTGGTAGGGCAGGACAAAACAAAATTTATGGCGGTGCGTTTCGGCAACGTGCTGGGGAGCCGCGGCAGTGTGGTCCCGCTGTTCAAAAAACAGATCGCCGCCGGAGGGCCGGTAACAGTCACCCATCCGGATATGGAACGCTATTTTATGACCATCCCCGAAGCCGTCCAATTGGTGATCCAGGCCGGGGCCATGGGCCAGGGCGGGGAGGTGTTCGTACTGGACATGGGCAAACCGGTAAAGATAGTGGACCTGGCCCGGGATATGATAAAACTTTCCGGGTTCGAACCCGATACGGATATTAAAATTGAATTTAGCGGGCTACGGCCAGGGGAAAAACTCTTTGAGGAATTGTTGACAGCAGAGGAAGGGATCAACGCTACCAAACATGCCCAGATATTCAGGGTAAAGGGAAAACACGCCAGGCTGAAAGAACTGCCTGGGATTCTGCCGGGCTTGCAGAAGGCCGC
- a CDS encoding class I SAM-dependent methyltransferase, producing MDLLPERVERARSLYPNINITQGNCETLAFPDQEFDIVLQSTVFTSILSDPMKRNIAAEMLRVVNREGIILWYDFRYDNPRNPDVKGIKKAEIVNLFPGCDFDFKTTTLVPPLARRLAKASWLLCEVLFLAKPLATHFLAVIKPRSK from the coding sequence ATGGATCTTCTGCCCGAAAGGGTGGAGAGGGCCAGGAGTTTGTATCCCAACATCAACATTACCCAGGGGAACTGCGAAACCTTGGCCTTCCCGGACCAGGAATTCGATATCGTACTTCAGAGTACCGTGTTCACTTCCATTCTCTCTGATCCGATGAAAAGAAACATCGCGGCCGAGATGCTCAGGGTGGTGAACCGGGAGGGGATCATCCTATGGTACGATTTCAGATATGATAATCCAAGAAACCCCGATGTCAAGGGGATAAAAAAAGCCGAGATCGTAAATTTGTTCCCCGGCTGTGATTTTGATTTTAAAACAACCACCCTGGTTCCGCCCCTGGCCCGAAGACTGGCCAAAGCAAGCTGGCTGCTATGCGAAGTATTATTCCTGGCGAAGCCGCTAGCCACCCATTTTCTGGCAGTCATTAAACCCAGATCGAAATAA